One segment of Ferrovum sp. PN-J185 DNA contains the following:
- a CDS encoding THUMP domain-containing class I SAM-dependent RNA methyltransferase — MTLFSFYATCPKGLEAPLEEELISLGFKDTVIGDAGVWFTGTFTDGMKANLYSRIASRILLLIKKSTYANERDLYESAYSFAWSDWFDVNHTFMVTTNAKNCPLRSIDFVTLRVKDAICDHFRELHEHRPSIDTRDPDVRIYVYLTDRDYFYYIDLSGEALFKRGPRVESGDTPLKKNLVAGLLALSGWQPEIPLVDMFCGSGTILIEAAEITLKRAPGLHRSFGFEKLKLFDASAWQKIIKEAQSLAEKQRPLPIWGYDLKGDAIQSSLANFKAADLDEAISLKQVNAIESTPPTDKGMIVSNPPYGVRLSDLSFLQELYPQLGETLKKRYANWDSWFLTADLTFPKGLRLKPTRKVPLFNGALECRFFHIPLVSGSNRKKDA, encoded by the coding sequence ATGACACTTTTTTCCTTTTACGCTACCTGCCCCAAAGGTCTTGAAGCACCTTTAGAAGAAGAGTTAATTTCTCTAGGCTTTAAAGATACCGTAATTGGCGATGCTGGCGTTTGGTTTACTGGTACTTTCACTGACGGCATGAAAGCCAACCTTTATTCACGCATAGCAAGTCGGATACTTTTACTAATCAAAAAAAGCACTTACGCGAATGAGCGAGATTTATATGAAAGCGCTTATTCTTTTGCATGGTCTGATTGGTTTGATGTTAACCATACATTTATGGTCACAACTAACGCAAAAAACTGTCCTTTGCGTAGTATTGATTTTGTCACTCTGCGCGTAAAAGACGCTATTTGTGACCACTTTCGTGAACTCCACGAACATCGTCCATCTATAGACACGAGAGATCCCGATGTACGCATTTATGTCTACCTGACAGATCGAGATTATTTTTACTATATTGATCTAAGTGGAGAGGCATTATTTAAACGTGGGCCAAGAGTTGAAAGTGGCGACACTCCACTGAAGAAGAATTTAGTAGCAGGATTATTAGCATTAAGTGGTTGGCAGCCAGAGATACCGTTAGTTGATATGTTTTGTGGCTCTGGCACTATTCTCATTGAAGCTGCAGAAATCACTCTTAAGCGAGCGCCTGGGCTTCATCGATCTTTTGGTTTTGAAAAGTTAAAATTATTTGATGCCTCAGCTTGGCAAAAAATAATTAAAGAAGCGCAATCTCTAGCTGAAAAGCAAAGACCTTTGCCCATATGGGGCTATGACTTAAAAGGTGATGCTATTCAATCAAGTCTAGCTAATTTCAAAGCAGCCGATCTTGATGAGGCTATTTCTTTAAAACAAGTTAATGCTATTGAATCAACCCCCCCCACTGACAAAGGAATGATTGTTTCCAATCCTCCCTATGGTGTCAGGTTAAGTGACTTATCGTTTCTGCAAGAGCTCTATCCACAGCTTGGTGAAACTCTAAAAAAACGTTATGCCAATTGGGACAGCTGGTTTTTAACAGCAGATCTTACTTTTCCTAAAGGGTTACGCCTAAAACCTACTCGTAAAGTTCCTTTATTCAACGGTGCACTTGAATGTCGTTTTTTTCATATTCCTTTAGTCTCTGGATCAAATAGAAAAAAAGACGCATAA
- the phoR gene encoding phosphate regulon sensor histidine kinase PhoR: protein MISFFTYTLSGIFLGAVIGLIVGISFDLTWGLLTFSGILLLFIFYDTWKLYLLNKWLKSYGNHVSFPFSGKAWDQVFSQLAVLEKNANTIQNNLKDALIRFQNAGKALPNGIIVLDNDDRIQWCNPSAEKHFNIHLIHDQNQSISYLIRHSAFLQWIKKRTPDEPILIRGIRGSEITLSIIIVPYSNNERLLVSHDVSQVEKDEKIRRDFVANVSHELRTPLTVAGGFIETLIDNPNLDKATVDHIYQTIFQQTTRMHHLVEELLSLSSLESQQFPAPKQPIPIQGLIDQIKQMAEHISDGKHTIETSVMTQCDILGSHNELISAFGNLVSNAVRYTPDQGKITISWNIIDNKGYFSVKDSGIGIEKEHISRLTERFYRVDKVRSRNTGGTGLGLAIVKQIALHHEAVLEIDSTLDIGSTFTLVFPQERIQQYN from the coding sequence ATGATTTCCTTTTTTACCTATACATTAAGTGGCATATTTCTTGGCGCTGTTATCGGGCTTATCGTAGGGATTTCTTTTGACCTAACGTGGGGGTTACTAACCTTCTCGGGTATATTACTGTTATTTATTTTTTATGACACATGGAAACTATACCTATTAAATAAATGGTTAAAATCCTATGGCAACCATGTCTCTTTCCCTTTTTCTGGTAAAGCATGGGATCAAGTGTTCTCACAATTAGCCGTTTTAGAAAAAAACGCTAATACCATCCAAAACAATTTAAAAGATGCCTTGATTCGTTTTCAAAATGCAGGTAAAGCCCTACCTAACGGTATTATTGTTTTAGATAATGATGATCGTATCCAGTGGTGTAACCCTAGCGCTGAAAAACATTTCAATATTCATTTGATTCACGATCAAAATCAATCCATCTCATACTTAATTAGGCACTCAGCCTTTTTACAGTGGATAAAAAAAAGAACACCTGATGAGCCTATTTTAATTCGTGGTATTCGTGGTAGCGAGATTACTCTATCAATAATTATTGTGCCCTACAGTAATAATGAACGTTTATTAGTGAGCCATGATGTATCGCAAGTTGAGAAAGATGAAAAAATAAGACGTGATTTTGTTGCCAATGTATCCCATGAATTAAGAACCCCTTTAACTGTGGCAGGGGGATTTATTGAAACTCTCATTGATAACCCTAATCTCGACAAAGCAACCGTAGATCATATTTATCAAACCATCTTCCAACAAACCACTAGGATGCATCATCTGGTAGAAGAACTACTGTCTTTATCTAGCTTAGAATCACAACAGTTCCCAGCGCCCAAACAACCAATCCCAATCCAAGGTCTAATAGATCAAATCAAACAAATGGCTGAGCATATTAGTGATGGAAAACACACCATTGAAACCAGTGTGATGACGCAATGTGATATCTTAGGCTCTCATAATGAATTAATCAGCGCTTTTGGTAATCTTGTTTCAAATGCGGTTCGCTACACCCCCGATCAAGGTAAAATCACTATCTCTTGGAATATTATCGATAATAAAGGATACTTCTCTGTTAAGGACTCAGGGATTGGTATTGAAAAAGAGCATATCAGTCGGTTAACGGAACGGTTTTATCGTGTAGACAAGGTTCGCTCCAGAAATACTGGAGGGACAGGTTTAGGGCTTGCTATAGTAAAACAAATTGCTCTCCATCACGAAGCCGTTCTCGAAATAGACAGTACGCTTGATATAGGAAGTACGTTTACCCTGGTTTTTCCACAAGAGAGAATTCAACAATATAATTAA
- a CDS encoding alpha/beta hydrolase, whose protein sequence is MPQKELFLFEVPHGALETLVELPDTDNPVALAFIAHPHPLHGGTMYNKVTQTLATTFLRHGCISIRMNFRGVGNSTGTFDDGQGETTDWLALIHYFKQRYPNLPIYYAGFSFGAFVMSQVNLIEACQKMVLVGTPCGNFPVTKVPDETLLIHGELDETIPLSAVMDWAREHQLAVVVVAGADHFFHHRLTVIRDWVSQCFFS, encoded by the coding sequence ATGCCACAAAAAGAATTATTTTTATTTGAAGTTCCACATGGCGCACTGGAAACGCTGGTCGAACTACCTGATACAGATAACCCGGTAGCTCTTGCATTTATTGCTCACCCCCATCCTCTGCATGGTGGGACAATGTACAATAAAGTCACCCAAACTCTTGCAACCACTTTTTTAAGGCATGGATGCATTAGTATCAGAATGAACTTTCGTGGAGTGGGAAACAGTACCGGAACATTTGATGATGGTCAGGGAGAAACCACTGATTGGCTCGCACTTATTCATTATTTTAAACAGCGCTACCCTAATCTTCCTATATACTACGCTGGGTTTTCTTTTGGTGCTTTTGTTATGAGTCAGGTTAATTTAATTGAAGCTTGCCAAAAAATGGTATTGGTTGGTACACCATGCGGAAACTTTCCGGTAACCAAAGTGCCAGATGAAACGTTACTGATTCACGGCGAGCTCGATGAGACTATTCCTTTATCCGCAGTCATGGATTGGGCCAGAGAGCATCAACTAGCGGTTGTGGTTGTGGCTGGAGCGGATCATTTTTTCCATCACCGATTAACGGTAATCCGTGATTGGGTGTCACAATGTTTTTTTTCTTAG
- a CDS encoding ABC transporter substrate-binding protein — protein sequence MIKPRWIKPVIGASLVALTLSAQAADTIKIGVSGPLSGGSSPMGISMRDGVKLAADEINKAGGILGRKIELIERDDEAKNERGVQVTQDLINREHVVATLGFINTGVALASQRFYQQAKIPVIDNVATGSIITQQFLPPKYPKNYIFRIAASDKIQSHMIVDEAVVKRKFTKVAILADSTNYGQLGRQDLEKALAAKGMKPVAEEKFNIKDTDMTAQLLRAKEAGAQAILTYGIGPELAQIANGMAKLGWKVPMIGSWTLSMANYIDNAGKNGEGARMPQTFIQEPNTPKRKEFINAYIKAYHPAHDRIPSPVSAAQGYDSMYVLAAAIKQAGSADSSKIQQALENLNTKVNGVVTTYDHPFTSTNHEAIDVKDTVMGEVKDGFVVYAYENDKKGH from the coding sequence ATGATTAAACCACGCTGGATTAAACCAGTTATTGGTGCTTCATTAGTAGCATTAACCTTGTCAGCTCAAGCTGCAGATACTATTAAAATTGGTGTTTCTGGCCCGTTAAGTGGCGGATCCTCACCTATGGGTATTTCAATGCGTGATGGTGTTAAGTTGGCTGCGGATGAAATCAATAAAGCAGGCGGTATTTTAGGTCGTAAAATCGAACTCATTGAGCGCGATGATGAAGCTAAAAATGAGCGTGGCGTTCAAGTTACACAAGACTTGATTAATCGTGAGCATGTCGTTGCTACTCTCGGATTTATTAATACAGGTGTTGCCTTAGCATCACAGCGTTTCTACCAACAAGCAAAAATTCCTGTTATCGATAACGTAGCAACAGGCAGTATTATTACGCAACAGTTTTTGCCACCTAAGTACCCTAAAAATTATATTTTTAGAATTGCAGCTAGTGACAAAATCCAATCTCATATGATTGTTGATGAAGCTGTTGTAAAACGTAAATTCACCAAAGTTGCTATTCTTGCAGACTCTACCAATTATGGTCAGTTAGGACGTCAAGATTTAGAAAAAGCGTTGGCTGCAAAAGGCATGAAGCCCGTTGCTGAAGAGAAGTTTAATATTAAAGACACAGATATGACCGCGCAATTGTTAAGAGCCAAAGAAGCTGGCGCGCAAGCAATCCTAACCTACGGTATTGGTCCAGAATTAGCTCAAATTGCTAATGGTATGGCGAAATTAGGTTGGAAAGTGCCAATGATCGGTAGCTGGACATTGTCGATGGCTAACTACATTGATAATGCAGGTAAGAATGGTGAAGGTGCTCGTATGCCACAAACCTTTATTCAGGAGCCAAACACTCCAAAACGTAAAGAGTTTATTAACGCATACATTAAAGCCTACCACCCAGCCCACGATCGTATCCCATCTCCTGTTTCCGCAGCTCAAGGATATGATTCAATGTATGTTCTTGCTGCAGCAATTAAACAGGCAGGGTCTGCCGATAGCTCTAAAATCCAACAAGCTTTAGAAAACTTAAATACTAAAGTTAATGGTGTGGTAACCACCTATGATCATCCTTTTACCAGTACCAATCACGAAGCTATTGACGTGAAAGATACAGTGATGGGTGAAGTTAAAGATGGTTTTGTTGTATACGCGTACGAAAATGACAAAAAAGGTCATTAA
- a CDS encoding HPr family phosphocarrier protein, with protein MINREIEIINKLGLHARASAKLTQTASQFTADIGITRNNKRVNAKSIMGVMMLAASRGSTVILDCNGADEEQAMDALIQLINNKFDEEE; from the coding sequence ATGATTAACCGTGAAATAGAAATCATTAATAAATTAGGTCTCCACGCCAGAGCTTCAGCTAAACTAACCCAAACTGCCTCACAATTTACTGCAGACATTGGTATTACACGTAATAATAAACGCGTTAATGCAAAAAGTATTATGGGCGTCATGATGTTAGCTGCAAGTCGTGGTAGCACTGTTATACTTGACTGTAATGGTGCTGACGAAGAGCAAGCTATGGACGCACTAATACAACTAATAAATAATAAATTCGATGAGGAAGAATAA
- a CDS encoding gamma carbonic anhydrase family protein: MIFKLDNKTPNIHPKSYVHESAVVIGSVTLAEQSSVWCNATLRADNEPITIGSRTNIQDGAVLHTDPGMPIVIEDGVSVGHLAMLHGCHIGKNSLIGIKAVILNGAKIGQNCLIGANALITEGKIIPDGSLVIGSPGKVIRMLTPEEIDALSKNAESYVNRSLHYQTELTRIE, translated from the coding sequence ATGATTTTTAAATTGGACAATAAAACTCCTAACATTCACCCCAAGTCATATGTTCACGAAAGTGCCGTTGTTATTGGCTCTGTCACTCTAGCTGAACAATCAAGCGTTTGGTGCAACGCAACATTACGCGCGGATAATGAGCCGATAACCATAGGTAGTAGGACAAATATTCAAGACGGTGCTGTCCTGCATACCGATCCTGGTATGCCAATTGTTATTGAAGATGGAGTAAGTGTTGGGCACTTGGCTATGCTGCATGGCTGTCATATTGGGAAAAATTCATTAATCGGTATTAAAGCAGTGATATTAAATGGCGCAAAAATTGGGCAAAACTGCTTAATTGGTGCAAACGCACTTATCACTGAGGGAAAAATCATTCCTGACGGGTCTCTTGTTATTGGCAGCCCTGGAAAAGTAATTCGTATGCTAACGCCAGAAGAAATTGATGCGTTAAGTAAAAACGCAGAAAGTTATGTTAATCGGTCTTTACATTACCAAACAGAGTTAACACGGATAGAATAA
- a CDS encoding branched-chain amino acid ABC transporter permease — MEILLQLILSGVALGMIYAVVAFGYQSTFATSGTLNFGQGEALMLGAMFGLTLAGDVMGGPYLNYWLMIPAVLIFGALQGMVVEAVGVRPAIKTKSEFGWIMSTIALGIIFRNVAENIWGKDDMPFPSPISSTPLHIFGASVLPMELMVDVGALLMMILVELFNRKTIYGKAVVATASDRDAAGLMGINTRMVITFSYALSSMSAAFAGVLIAPITLTGASMGAVLGLKAFAVAIIGGLNSGMGIIVGGIMLGIAETTTGFYLSTGYKDVPGLVLLLLVLAIKPSGLFGKTAIKKV, encoded by the coding sequence ATGGAAATATTACTGCAATTAATACTAAGTGGTGTGGCTCTAGGCATGATTTACGCTGTAGTTGCCTTCGGTTATCAATCAACATTCGCAACCTCCGGAACATTGAACTTTGGTCAGGGAGAGGCGTTAATGTTAGGTGCCATGTTTGGTTTGACGCTTGCAGGTGATGTCATGGGCGGTCCTTATCTTAATTACTGGTTGATGATTCCTGCTGTGTTGATTTTTGGTGCACTCCAAGGAATGGTGGTTGAGGCCGTTGGCGTTCGACCTGCTATTAAGACTAAATCAGAATTCGGTTGGATTATGTCCACCATTGCTTTAGGTATTATTTTTAGAAACGTTGCAGAGAATATTTGGGGTAAGGATGATATGCCTTTCCCTTCACCAATTTCTTCAACTCCTTTACACATCTTTGGCGCAAGTGTTCTACCAATGGAGTTGATGGTGGATGTTGGCGCACTATTAATGATGATATTAGTTGAGTTATTTAATAGAAAAACAATTTATGGTAAGGCCGTAGTTGCTACAGCGAGTGATCGTGATGCTGCTGGTTTAATGGGTATTAATACTCGCATGGTCATTACTTTCTCTTATGCTCTGTCTTCCATGTCAGCTGCTTTTGCTGGCGTACTCATAGCCCCTATTACATTAACCGGTGCTTCAATGGGCGCTGTCCTCGGTTTAAAAGCGTTTGCCGTGGCTATCATCGGCGGATTGAATTCTGGTATGGGAATTATTGTTGGTGGCATTATGCTTGGTATAGCAGAAACCACAACAGGTTTTTATCTTTCAACCGGTTACAAAGATGTTCCGGGTTTGGTTTTACTTTTACTTGTTCTTGCAATTAAACCCAGTGGTCTATTTGGTAAGACAGCCATTAAGAAGGTATAA
- the phoB gene encoding phosphate regulon transcriptional regulator PhoB → MAANILLVEDEPAIQDLIAMNLRQAGHIPLTSSDAGEALEKVRETLPDLILVDWMLPGMSGIELIKRIRNNERTRNIPIIMLTARAEENDKLSGLDSGADDYITKPFSIRELNARIKAVLRRRAPQMTEDKVVFKTLTLDPGTYRVSANGIDLNLGPTEFKLLHFFMTHPERVYSRTQILDQVWGDHVFIEERTVDVHIRRLRAALEPSGTADLLQTVRGAGYRLTAIA, encoded by the coding sequence TTGGCCGCAAATATTTTGCTTGTTGAAGATGAGCCTGCTATTCAAGATTTAATAGCTATGAATTTAAGACAAGCAGGTCACATACCCTTAACCTCCTCCGATGCGGGTGAAGCGCTTGAGAAAGTCCGTGAAACTCTACCTGATTTAATCCTTGTTGATTGGATGCTGCCGGGTATGAGTGGTATTGAGCTAATTAAACGAATAAGAAATAACGAAAGAACACGCAATATTCCTATAATTATGCTCACAGCCAGAGCAGAAGAAAACGACAAATTATCAGGGCTAGACTCTGGTGCTGATGATTACATCACCAAACCCTTTTCTATTCGCGAATTAAACGCTCGAATCAAAGCAGTACTTCGCCGCCGCGCACCACAAATGACTGAAGATAAAGTGGTGTTTAAAACGCTTACTCTTGATCCAGGTACATATCGTGTCAGCGCAAATGGTATTGATTTAAATTTAGGGCCCACTGAATTTAAACTACTACATTTCTTTATGACTCACCCTGAACGTGTCTATTCAAGAACACAAATTCTTGATCAAGTTTGGGGAGACCATGTGTTTATCGAAGAGAGAACTGTTGATGTGCATATCCGCCGTCTGAGAGCTGCATTAGAACCCTCTGGTACAGCAGATTTATTACAAACAGTTCGTGGCGCAGGATATCGTTTAACAGCTATCGCTTGA
- the hemJ gene encoding protoporphyrinogen oxidase HemJ has protein sequence MSFLTLKSIHVILMVTWFAGLFYLPRLYVYHAMLDNDPKGDERFKIMERKLFWGIMTPGGILTIATGLTMVFVYHDIGVWLHIKLTLVALLIFYHIWCGKLLNDFKYNRNQRSHVWYRWFNEFPVVILIPIVFLVIYKPF, from the coding sequence ATGTCTTTTTTAACACTTAAATCAATACATGTCATTTTAATGGTTACCTGGTTTGCTGGTTTGTTTTATTTACCACGTTTATACGTTTATCATGCCATGCTTGATAACGATCCAAAAGGTGACGAACGCTTTAAAATCATGGAAAGAAAACTATTTTGGGGCATTATGACTCCTGGTGGAATCCTTACCATCGCCACCGGATTAACCATGGTGTTTGTCTACCATGATATAGGTGTTTGGTTACATATCAAGCTTACATTGGTAGCACTACTTATTTTTTACCACATCTGGTGTGGAAAATTATTAAATGATTTTAAATACAACCGTAATCAACGTAGTCATGTATGGTACAGATGGTTTAACGAATTTCCCGTCGTAATTTTAATTCCCATAGTTTTCTTAGTTATCTATAAACCATTCTAA